Proteins from a genomic interval of Arvicola amphibius chromosome 10, mArvAmp1.2, whole genome shotgun sequence:
- the Prkrip1 gene encoding PRKR-interacting protein 1 has protein sequence MASPTATAVRPPRPKKEPQTLVIPRNAAEEQKLKLERLMKNPDKAVPIPEKMNEWAPRPPPEFVRDVMGSSAGAGSGEFHVYRHLRRREYQRQDYMDAMAEKQKLDAEFQKRLEKNKIAAEEQTAKRRKKRQKLKEKKLMAKKMKREQKNQKEEPNQCQEQRASSSEEASGTEEEEEEPSVIMGR, from the exons ATGGCGAGTCCTACAGCCACCGCTGTGAGACCGCCCAGGCCCAAGAAAGAGCCGCAGACGCTCGTCATCCCCAGGAATGCGGCGGAGGAGCAGAAGCTCAAGCTGGAGCGGCTCATGAAGAACCCG GACAAAGCGGTTCCAATTCCAGAGAAGATGAACGAGTGGGCTCCTCGGCCTCCTCCAGAGTTTGTCCGCGATGTCATGG GTTCCAGTGCCGGGGCTGGCAGTGGAGAGTTCCACGTTTATAGGCACCTACGGCGGAGAGAGTACCAGCGGCAGGACTATATGGATGCCATGGCCGAGAAG caaaAACTGGATGCAGAGTTTCAGAAGAGACTAGAAAAGAATAAGATTGCCGCAGAGGAGCAGACTGCAAAGCGCCGGAAAAAGCG CCAGAAGTTAAAAGAGAAGAAGTTAATGGCAAAGAAGATGAAGCGTGAGCAAAAGAACCAGAAGGAAG AACCCAATCAGTGCCAAGAACAGCGTGCCAGCAGCTCTGAGGAGGCATCtgggacagaggaggaggaagaagagcccAGCGTCATCATGGGGCGATGA